One Chromobacterium paludis genomic window carries:
- a CDS encoding competence/damage-inducible protein A, producing the protein MQIGALIIGDELLSGKRQDKHMQALIRILAARGIKLAWAEYLGDDPARIEAALRRTFESGDLVFSFGGIGATPDDHTRACAARALGVPLALHPEAKVLLESRFGDEAYPHRIQMGHFPQGAAIIPNPVNQVPGFSHGHVHFVPGFPSMAWPMIEWVLDTHYRQLFNDQPDIEMSCIAVHAREGDLIDLMQEFTARYPALKLSSLPNFGNEAIPQMHIEFGFAGQPGLVEIAMAEWGKVLRERGYEIRSM; encoded by the coding sequence AGGCTTTGATCCGCATCTTGGCCGCGCGCGGCATCAAGCTGGCCTGGGCGGAATATCTGGGCGACGACCCGGCTCGCATCGAGGCCGCTTTGCGGCGGACCTTTGAAAGCGGCGATCTGGTGTTCAGCTTCGGCGGCATCGGCGCCACGCCGGACGACCATACCCGCGCCTGCGCGGCCCGCGCGCTGGGCGTGCCGCTGGCGTTGCATCCGGAGGCCAAGGTTTTGCTGGAGAGCCGCTTCGGCGACGAAGCCTATCCCCATCGCATCCAGATGGGCCATTTTCCGCAAGGCGCGGCCATCATCCCCAATCCGGTCAACCAAGTCCCCGGCTTCTCCCATGGCCATGTCCACTTTGTGCCGGGCTTCCCCAGCATGGCCTGGCCCATGATCGAATGGGTGCTGGATACCCATTATCGCCAGCTGTTCAACGATCAGCCGGATATCGAAATGAGCTGCATCGCCGTCCATGCCCGCGAGGGTGATTTGATTGATCTGATGCAGGAGTTCACGGCCCGCTATCCCGCGCTGAAATTGTCCAGCCTGCCCAACTTCGGCAATGAGGCTATTCCGCAGATGCATATCGAATTCGGCTTCGCCGGCCAGCCTGGCCTGGTGGAGATCGCCATGGCGGAGTGGGGGAAAGTCTTGCGGGAGCGCGGTTACGAAATCAGAAGTATGTGA
- a CDS encoding DUF2628 domain-containing protein: MNWFAFFFGGAWAFFHRLYWQGAVGVLLAILLNGFLEFHPFWGLVLGLLVSSIYGFYANVWRGKSLLKKGYVNDQTLRAKSSRDAIVEYKRIVEGLSVGRGF; encoded by the coding sequence ATGAACTGGTTCGCCTTTTTCTTTGGCGGAGCTTGGGCATTTTTTCATCGCCTATATTGGCAAGGGGCGGTCGGTGTGTTGCTAGCCATTCTTCTCAATGGATTTTTGGAGTTTCATCCCTTTTGGGGTTTGGTGTTGGGTCTTCTCGTATCTTCGATTTATGGATTCTATGCCAATGTCTGGCGAGGAAAGAGCTTGTTGAAAAAGGGCTATGTGAACGATCAGACGCTCCGAGCCAAATCTTCCAGAGATGCCATCGTGGAATACAAAAGGATTGTCGAGGGTTTGTCTGTCGGGAGGGGGTTCTGA
- a CDS encoding VOC family protein, giving the protein MAAAVSRAKAAGATVVLDGLGNPQMNAIVLASPGGNEFELCNCAAHG; this is encoded by the coding sequence CTGGCGGCCGCCGTGAGCCGCGCCAAGGCCGCCGGCGCGACGGTGGTGCTGGATGGCCTGGGCAATCCGCAAATGAACGCCATCGTGCTGGCCTCGCCGGGCGGCAATGAGTTCGAACTTTGCAACTGCGCGGCCCATGGTTGA
- a CDS encoding 2'-5' RNA ligase family protein, with translation MVEAARLREQLTLFVPRVEGAPLEVVRRALDPVQAGLIAAHVTLCREDEIAGLSMERLFERLRGMAPLRLAFGPAECFLGHGILLPCIEGEADFQAMRRAVLGSGARGHAPHLTLAHPRNPRAAGNSLLDTPGLPGAMTLMFGAVSMIRQHGEAPWRQLGRMTLGVSALGALA, from the coding sequence ATGGTTGAGGCCGCCAGGCTGCGCGAGCAGCTCACCCTGTTTGTGCCGCGCGTAGAGGGCGCGCCGCTGGAGGTTGTGCGCCGCGCATTGGATCCCGTGCAAGCCGGGCTCATCGCGGCGCATGTCACGCTGTGCCGCGAGGATGAAATCGCCGGCTTGAGCATGGAGCGCCTGTTTGAGCGTTTGCGCGGGATGGCGCCGTTGCGGCTGGCATTTGGACCGGCTGAGTGTTTCCTGGGGCATGGCATTCTGCTGCCTTGCATCGAGGGTGAGGCGGATTTCCAGGCCATGCGGCGCGCGGTGCTGGGCAGTGGCGCGCGCGGGCATGCGCCGCATCTGACCCTGGCGCATCCGCGCAATCCGCGCGCGGCGGGCAATTCATTGCTGGATACGCCGGGCCTGCCCGGGGCGATGACGCTGATGTTTGGCGCGGTGAGCATGATACGTCAGCATGGAGAAGCGCCTTGGCGGCAGCTGGGTAGAATGACCCTGGGGGTGTCCGCGCTTGGGGCGCTTGCTTAA
- a CDS encoding ATP-binding cassette domain-containing protein has product MIQLKNLSLRRGLKELLIGANLTLNPGYKAGLTGANGVGKSSLFAMLLGELHADGGDMLLPPNWTVAHVAQETPALERSALDYVLDGDKELRALEAQLADAEDKHDGNAIGHLHGELANIDAYSAPSRAGKLLTGLGFDEAAQQRPVASFSGGWRMRLNLAQALMCRSDLLLLDEPTNHLDLETVLWLEDWLQAYPGTLLVISHDRDFLDAICSHTVEVANQTLTLYTGNYSQFEVMRAEKLARQQGEYEKQQRQIAHLESFINRFKAKASKARQAQSRVKALEKLERIAPAHSASPFDFHFDSPEHLPNPLLKLDKADAGYGDKTILSGISLSVEAGARIGLLGVNGAGKSTLVKLLSGDLAPRAGERINAQMLKIGYFAQHTLETLRPDETPLQHMQRMAPTTRELELRSFLGGFNFRGDAATDPVGPMSGGEKARLALAMIVWQKPNLLLLDEPTNHLDLEMRHALTLALQDFTGALIVVSHDRSLLESTTDVFWLISGGKVQPFDGDLEDYRQWRIAQLAEGSKPSDGDAQGVNRKEQKRQEAEARQQLAKQRKPLQNRLNKLEQEMNKLSEEKTQLEAFLSSSEAYDDANRQKMADSVKRQGEVSSRLEAVEEEWMAVQEQLEALEA; this is encoded by the coding sequence ATGATCCAACTCAAAAACCTAAGCTTGCGCCGCGGCCTGAAAGAATTGCTGATCGGCGCCAACCTGACGCTGAACCCGGGCTACAAAGCCGGCCTGACCGGCGCCAACGGCGTGGGCAAATCCAGCCTGTTCGCCATGCTGCTGGGCGAATTGCACGCCGACGGCGGCGACATGCTGCTGCCCCCCAACTGGACCGTGGCCCACGTGGCGCAGGAAACGCCGGCGCTGGAGCGCAGCGCGCTCGATTACGTGCTGGACGGCGACAAGGAGTTGCGCGCGCTGGAAGCCCAGCTGGCGGACGCGGAAGATAAGCACGACGGCAACGCCATCGGCCATCTGCACGGCGAGCTGGCCAATATCGACGCCTACTCCGCGCCGTCCCGCGCCGGCAAGCTGCTGACCGGCCTGGGCTTCGACGAAGCCGCGCAACAGCGTCCGGTGGCCAGCTTCTCCGGCGGCTGGCGCATGCGGCTGAACCTAGCCCAGGCGCTGATGTGCCGTTCCGACCTGCTGCTCTTGGACGAACCGACCAACCACCTGGACCTGGAAACGGTGCTGTGGCTGGAAGACTGGCTGCAGGCCTACCCCGGCACCCTGCTGGTGATCTCGCACGATAGAGACTTCCTCGACGCCATCTGCAGCCATACCGTGGAAGTGGCCAACCAGACGCTGACCTTGTACACCGGCAACTACAGCCAGTTCGAAGTGATGCGCGCGGAAAAACTGGCGCGCCAGCAAGGCGAATACGAGAAGCAGCAGCGCCAGATCGCCCACCTGGAATCGTTCATCAACCGCTTCAAGGCCAAGGCCAGCAAGGCGCGCCAGGCGCAGAGCCGGGTCAAGGCGCTGGAAAAACTGGAGCGCATCGCGCCGGCCCACTCCGCCTCGCCGTTCGACTTCCACTTCGACAGCCCCGAGCATCTGCCCAATCCGCTGCTGAAGCTGGACAAGGCCGACGCCGGCTACGGCGACAAGACCATCCTGTCCGGCATCAGCCTGTCGGTGGAAGCCGGCGCGCGCATCGGCCTCCTGGGCGTCAACGGCGCCGGCAAATCGACGCTGGTCAAGCTATTGTCCGGCGACCTGGCGCCGCGCGCCGGCGAGCGCATCAACGCGCAGATGCTGAAGATAGGCTATTTCGCCCAGCACACGCTGGAAACGCTGCGGCCGGACGAAACGCCGCTGCAGCATATGCAGCGAATGGCGCCGACCACGCGCGAGCTGGAGCTGCGCAGCTTCCTAGGCGGCTTCAACTTCCGCGGCGACGCCGCCACCGACCCGGTCGGCCCGATGTCCGGCGGCGAGAAGGCGCGTCTGGCGCTGGCGATGATCGTGTGGCAGAAGCCCAATCTGCTGCTGCTGGACGAACCAACCAACCACTTGGACCTGGAAATGCGCCACGCGCTGACGCTGGCGCTGCAGGACTTCACCGGCGCGCTGATCGTGGTATCGCACGACCGCAGCCTGCTGGAGTCCACCACCGACGTGTTCTGGCTTATCAGCGGCGGCAAGGTGCAACCCTTCGACGGCGACCTGGAAGACTACCGCCAATGGCGCATCGCCCAACTTGCGGAGGGCAGTAAGCCATCCGACGGCGACGCCCAGGGCGTCAACCGCAAGGAGCAGAAGCGCCAGGAAGCCGAGGCGCGCCAGCAGCTGGCCAAGCAGCGCAAGCCGCTGCAAAACCGCCTGAACAAGCTGGAACAGGAGATGAACAAGCTGAGCGAGGAGAAAACCCAGCTGGAAGCCTTCCTATCCTCCAGCGAGGCTTACGACGACGCCAACCGCCAGAAAATGGCCGACAGCGTGAAGCGCCAGGGCGAGGTGTCCAGCCGGCTGGAGGCCGTGGAAGAGGAATGGATGGCGGTGCAGGAGCAACTGGAGGCGCTGGAAGCCTGA
- the tsaD gene encoding tRNA (adenosine(37)-N6)-threonylcarbamoyltransferase complex transferase subunit TsaD — MLVLGIESSCDETGVALYDTDSGLLAHQLHTQMAMHAEYGGVVPELASRDHIRRAIPLTEACLAEAGKTLADLNAIAYTQGPGLGGALMVGASMANALAFGLNLPVIPVHHLEGHLLSPLLADPKPEFPFLALLVSGGHTQLMAVRGVGDYEILGETVDDAAGEAFDKTAKLLGLPYPGGPLLSKLAESGSPDRFTLPRPMLHSGNLDMSFSGLKTAVLTLVRQQESEQGELDEQTRMDICRAFQEAIVEVLVKKSLAAMKLAGMKRLVVAGGVGANKQLRAALNEAAARRKFEVFYPPLALCTDNGAMIAFAGAMRLKFAEPAGGFTIKPRWDLSSLPAV; from the coding sequence ATGCTGGTATTAGGCATTGAATCTTCCTGCGACGAAACCGGCGTCGCGCTGTACGACACCGACAGCGGCCTGTTGGCCCATCAGTTGCACACCCAAATGGCCATGCACGCCGAGTACGGCGGCGTGGTGCCCGAACTGGCCAGCCGCGACCATATCCGCCGCGCCATTCCGCTGACCGAGGCTTGCCTGGCCGAGGCCGGCAAAACGCTGGCCGACCTCAACGCCATCGCCTACACCCAGGGCCCCGGCCTGGGCGGCGCGCTGATGGTGGGCGCCAGCATGGCCAACGCGCTGGCCTTCGGCCTGAATCTCCCAGTCATTCCGGTGCATCACCTGGAAGGCCACCTGCTGTCGCCGCTGCTGGCGGACCCCAAGCCGGAATTCCCCTTCCTGGCGCTGCTGGTCTCCGGCGGCCACACCCAGCTGATGGCGGTGCGCGGCGTCGGCGACTACGAAATCCTGGGCGAAACAGTGGACGACGCCGCCGGCGAGGCCTTCGACAAAACCGCCAAGCTGCTGGGCCTGCCCTATCCCGGCGGCCCGCTGTTGTCCAAGCTGGCGGAGTCCGGCAGCCCGGACCGCTTTACCCTGCCGCGCCCCATGCTGCACTCCGGCAATCTGGACATGAGCTTCTCCGGCCTTAAAACCGCGGTGCTGACCTTGGTGCGCCAGCAGGAGTCGGAACAGGGCGAACTGGACGAGCAGACGCGGATGGACATCTGCCGCGCCTTCCAGGAGGCCATCGTCGAAGTGCTGGTGAAGAAATCGCTGGCCGCGATGAAGCTGGCCGGCATGAAGCGGCTGGTGGTGGCCGGCGGCGTCGGCGCCAACAAGCAGCTGCGCGCGGCGCTGAACGAAGCCGCGGCGCGCCGCAAGTTCGAGGTGTTCTACCCGCCCCTGGCGCTGTGCACCGACAACGGCGCGATGATCGCCTTCGCCGGCGCCATGCGCCTGAAATTCGCCGAGCCGGCAGGCGGCTTCACCATCAAGCCGCGTTGGGACTTGTCCAGCCTGCCGGCGGTATAA
- a CDS encoding OsmC family protein translates to MQARLKWVDGVCFMGETGSGHAVVMDGAPEGGGRNLGPRPMELVLLGTAGCTSYDVITILKKSRQDVRDCWVEIQADRADIDPKVFTKIHFHFVVVGKGLKPDAVERAIKLSAEKYCSASIMLAKTADITHDFELRED, encoded by the coding sequence ATGCAGGCAAGGCTGAAATGGGTGGATGGCGTGTGTTTCATGGGCGAAACCGGCAGCGGCCACGCGGTGGTGATGGACGGCGCGCCGGAAGGCGGCGGCCGCAACCTGGGACCGCGGCCGATGGAGCTGGTGCTGCTGGGCACCGCCGGCTGCACCAGTTACGACGTGATCACCATCCTGAAGAAATCGCGCCAGGACGTGCGCGACTGCTGGGTGGAAATCCAGGCGGACCGCGCCGACATCGACCCCAAGGTGTTCACCAAGATTCATTTCCATTTCGTGGTGGTAGGGAAAGGCTTGAAGCCGGACGCGGTGGAGCGGGCGATCAAGCTGTCGGCGGAAAAATACTGCTCCGCCTCCATCATGCTGGCCAAGACGGCCGACATCACGCATGACTTCGAGCTGCGCGAGGATTAA
- a CDS encoding thioredoxin family protein gives MKRTLLLITLALAGLMPLAHAEVSNGHALPPGIAWQLGDVPAAFAKARSENKPVFLYWGAVWCPPCNQVKSTIFNRPDFIAAARQFVPVYLDGDSDNAQQLGEKFKVRGYPTMILFRPDGAEITRLPGEVDPQRYLRTLQLGLVTVKPVRTLLADALAGKPLAADDWQLLADYAWDVDQGQIIPESDVTATLVKLAQRVPADQAATATRLQLKALAALAGDKQPPAFDKGKARERLARVLRDDKLSRANADIVIYAAGDILKLLGDADGLLAAFDAQLARLSNDDTLAWGDRLGAVSTTLDLYKARHPKQAVPAALLSDVRAKAAAADQASVNPYQRQAVITAAGELLADAGLLDESDKLLLGELKTSHAPYYHMLILASNAKERGNKAAALDWYQKAYQAAEGQATRLQWGASYVGGAVELAPQDAARIEAAASAVFADAAKSDSAFYERSRRSLERVAKRLRDWNKNGAHREAVGRLAGQLNGVCEKLPAADAQKPVCDGLVKQLKS, from the coding sequence ATGAAGCGTACCCTGTTGCTCATTACCCTGGCGCTGGCCGGCCTGATGCCGCTGGCCCATGCCGAAGTCAGCAACGGCCACGCCCTGCCGCCTGGCATCGCCTGGCAGCTGGGCGACGTGCCCGCCGCCTTCGCCAAGGCGCGCAGCGAGAACAAGCCGGTGTTCCTGTATTGGGGCGCGGTATGGTGCCCGCCGTGCAATCAGGTGAAATCCACCATTTTCAACCGGCCGGACTTCATCGCCGCGGCGCGCCAGTTTGTGCCGGTGTATCTGGACGGCGACAGCGACAATGCGCAGCAGCTGGGCGAGAAGTTCAAGGTGCGCGGCTATCCCACGATGATCCTGTTCCGGCCGGATGGCGCTGAGATCACCCGCCTGCCGGGCGAGGTGGACCCGCAGCGCTATCTGCGCACCTTGCAGCTGGGCCTGGTGACGGTGAAGCCGGTGCGGACCCTGCTGGCGGACGCGCTGGCCGGCAAGCCGCTGGCAGCGGACGATTGGCAGCTCTTGGCGGACTACGCCTGGGACGTGGATCAGGGCCAGATCATTCCGGAATCCGACGTCACCGCGACGTTGGTGAAACTGGCGCAGCGAGTGCCGGCCGATCAGGCCGCCACCGCCACGCGGCTGCAGCTGAAGGCGTTGGCCGCGTTGGCCGGAGACAAGCAGCCGCCGGCCTTCGACAAAGGCAAGGCGCGTGAGCGTCTGGCCAGGGTGCTGCGTGACGACAAGCTCAGCCGCGCCAACGCCGACATCGTGATCTACGCCGCCGGCGACATCCTGAAACTGCTGGGCGACGCCGATGGCCTATTGGCAGCCTTCGACGCGCAGCTGGCCCGCCTGTCCAACGATGATACCCTGGCCTGGGGCGACCGGCTGGGCGCGGTGTCGACCACGCTGGACCTGTACAAGGCGCGCCATCCCAAACAGGCGGTGCCGGCGGCTTTATTGAGCGATGTCCGAGCCAAGGCGGCGGCTGCGGACCAGGCCAGCGTGAATCCCTACCAGCGCCAGGCGGTGATCACCGCGGCAGGCGAGCTATTGGCCGATGCCGGCTTGCTGGATGAGTCGGACAAGCTGTTGCTGGGCGAATTGAAGACTTCTCACGCCCCTTACTACCACATGCTGATCCTGGCCTCCAACGCCAAGGAGCGCGGCAACAAGGCTGCGGCGCTGGATTGGTATCAAAAGGCTTACCAGGCGGCGGAAGGCCAGGCGACAAGGCTGCAATGGGGGGCGAGCTATGTGGGCGGGGCCGTGGAGCTGGCGCCGCAGGACGCGGCGCGCATCGAGGCCGCCGCCAGCGCGGTGTTCGCCGACGCGGCCAAGTCCGACAGCGCCTTCTACGAGCGCAGCCGCCGTTCGCTGGAGCGGGTGGCCAAGCGCCTGCGCGACTGGAACAAGAACGGCGCGCACAGGGAGGCGGTCGGCCGTCTGGCCGGCCAGTTGAACGGCGTATGCGAAAAGCTGCCGGCAGCCGATGCGCAGAAACCGGTGTGCGACGGCCTGGTGAAACAACTGAAGTCTTGA
- the arfB gene encoding alternative ribosome rescue aminoacyl-tRNA hydrolase ArfB encodes MSVSRYPVKEDEVTITAMRAQGAGGQNVNKVSSAIHLRFDIAASSLPDWLRERLLGLSDQRLSKDGVIVIKAQQYRTQEQNRADALLRLQALIDGASHTPKARRATKPTYGSQQRRLAGKSQRSAIKSLRGRVDD; translated from the coding sequence ATGTCCGTTTCCCGCTATCCCGTCAAAGAGGACGAGGTGACGATCACCGCGATGCGCGCCCAAGGCGCGGGCGGACAGAACGTCAACAAGGTCTCATCCGCCATCCATCTGCGCTTCGACATCGCCGCGTCGTCCTTGCCGGACTGGCTGCGCGAGAGGCTGCTGGGTTTGAGTGACCAGCGTCTGAGCAAGGATGGCGTGATCGTCATCAAGGCGCAGCAGTACCGCACTCAGGAGCAGAACCGCGCCGATGCGCTGCTGCGCTTGCAGGCGCTGATAGACGGCGCCAGCCATACGCCGAAGGCGCGCCGGGCGACCAAGCCGACTTATGGCTCGCAGCAAAGGCGGTTGGCCGGCAAGTCCCAGCGCTCGGCGATCAAATCCCTGCGCGGCCGGGTGGATGATTAG
- a CDS encoding PilZ domain-containing protein, with translation MRKLAYHASQATDEITTIIGNLNQLIEENTRSVQGIIERTHAGMEKAEQANGAISSLMEDIDNNVAAAHQIGQASVEQMMRLATLQGQLDNLLTTLGENSLKVHTTGAISQDLYRVTESLREIMKEFQFDASQIVRPQENDNRKPPRINQNLLVQVREGDRLRDAITADFSLSGMQLRLPLPLEAQLNKPLQLLLQLPHDSKEDYIKQDPVELTGKVLWSRDTANGHLYGLTFLSPSAEQQEMLKRCFEYYSHSPTFH, from the coding sequence GTGCGCAAGCTGGCGTACCACGCCAGCCAGGCGACGGATGAGATCACAACCATCATCGGCAACCTGAACCAGCTGATAGAGGAAAACACCCGCTCGGTGCAGGGCATCATAGAGCGCACCCATGCCGGCATGGAGAAGGCCGAACAGGCAAACGGCGCCATCTCCAGCCTGATGGAAGACATAGACAATAATGTGGCCGCCGCGCACCAGATCGGCCAGGCCAGCGTGGAGCAAATGATGCGGCTGGCGACCTTGCAGGGCCAGCTGGACAATCTGCTGACCACTTTGGGCGAGAACTCCCTGAAAGTGCACACCACCGGCGCCATCAGCCAGGATCTCTACCGCGTCACGGAAAGCCTGCGGGAGATCATGAAGGAATTCCAGTTTGACGCCTCGCAGATCGTCCGGCCGCAGGAAAACGATAATCGCAAGCCCCCCCGCATCAATCAGAACCTGCTGGTCCAGGTGCGCGAGGGCGACCGGCTGCGCGACGCGATCACGGCGGACTTCAGCCTGTCCGGCATGCAGCTGCGCCTGCCGCTGCCCCTGGAGGCGCAATTGAACAAGCCCTTGCAGTTATTGCTGCAGCTGCCGCATGACAGCAAGGAAGACTACATCAAGCAAGACCCGGTGGAGCTTACAGGCAAGGTCTTATGGAGCCGCGACACGGCCAACGGCCATCTTTACGGCCTGACCTTCCTCTCGCCCAGCGCCGAGCAGCAGGAAATGCTCAAGCGCTGCTTCGAGTACTATAGCCACAGCCCCACCTTCCATTGA
- a CDS encoding methyl-accepting chemotaxis protein: MLAFKNARYNVVQIQQFLTDAAATGEGADAYKDAGSNRDQGQKELDKLMQLQPDLAAELQPLKPQLDHLYEVGRNMADVYIRQGREAGNAIMKQPGAGFDNSVSALDKKLEQVSAQLTQRAADASNHQLAIQDDAFMVSVTVATVAMLLVLIGNFYQYRRLTRTLGGEPAYASQIAREIAAGNLALEVINRSPDTDSLLGTIRVMAGQLAKHMRRLDLESKQVAQSSFQISDISKHITDTSQQEQNHSEDVRRATADLSDTAETVRNIAQKVSAHADQARNSAAQGRDTMRDNIQQMGLAVSEARQAETKILALGEANQKIQLITQTIASITEQTNLLALNAAIEARPRGRAGPRLRRGGGRGAQAGVPRQPGDG, from the coding sequence ATGCTCGCGTTCAAGAATGCCCGCTACAACGTGGTGCAGATCCAGCAGTTTCTGACCGACGCCGCCGCTACCGGCGAAGGCGCGGACGCCTACAAAGACGCCGGCAGCAACCGCGATCAAGGCCAAAAAGAGCTGGACAAACTGATGCAACTGCAGCCGGATCTCGCCGCCGAACTGCAACCGCTCAAACCCCAGTTAGACCATTTGTACGAAGTGGGCCGCAATATGGCCGACGTCTACATCCGCCAGGGACGTGAGGCCGGCAACGCCATCATGAAGCAGCCGGGCGCGGGCTTCGACAATTCGGTTAGCGCCCTGGACAAAAAACTGGAGCAAGTTTCAGCCCAGCTGACGCAACGCGCCGCCGACGCCAGCAACCATCAACTCGCCATCCAGGACGACGCCTTCATGGTCAGCGTAACGGTGGCCACCGTCGCCATGCTGCTTGTCCTCATCGGCAATTTCTACCAATACCGCCGCCTCACGCGCACGCTGGGCGGCGAACCGGCCTACGCCTCCCAGATCGCCCGCGAAATCGCCGCCGGCAATCTCGCGCTGGAGGTCATCAATCGCTCGCCCGACACCGACAGTCTGCTGGGCACCATACGCGTCATGGCCGGCCAGCTGGCCAAGCACATGAGGCGGCTAGACCTTGAATCCAAGCAGGTTGCGCAGTCGTCCTTCCAAATTTCCGACATTTCCAAACACATCACCGACACTTCGCAGCAAGAGCAAAACCATTCTGAAGATGTGCGCCGCGCCACGGCCGACCTATCCGACACGGCCGAAACGGTGCGCAATATCGCCCAAAAAGTCAGCGCCCACGCCGATCAGGCGCGCAACAGCGCGGCGCAAGGCAGAGACACCATGCGCGACAACATCCAGCAGATGGGGCTGGCCGTCAGCGAGGCGCGGCAGGCGGAAACCAAAATCCTGGCGCTGGGCGAAGCCAACCAGAAAATCCAGCTGATCACCCAAACCATCGCCAGCATCACCGAGCAGACCAATCTGCTGGCGCTGAACGCGGCCATCGAAGCTCGCCCGCGCGGGCGAGCAGGGCCGCGGCTTCGCCGTGGTGGCGGACGAGGTGCGCAAGCTGGCGTACCACGCCAGCCAGGCGACGGATGA
- a CDS encoding 3'-5' exonuclease — protein sequence MRQRVAVIDFETNGITPGRDCRATEIGVAMVEDGRVVDRFQSLMNAGVWVPPMIERLTGISNAMLKAAPPACEVMAEAARFVGDTPLAAHNASFDRKFWDHELSLLGIARRQDFACTLLLSRRLLPQAPDHKLGTLTRWAKLPDTGRAHRALADAEMAANLLTLLGDTLSSQYRLPDIDHALLCKLQTVTAAKIKPYLLELQAQCPAV from the coding sequence ATGAGACAGCGCGTCGCCGTCATCGACTTTGAAACCAACGGCATCACGCCGGGTCGAGACTGCCGCGCCACTGAGATCGGCGTGGCCATGGTCGAGGACGGCCGCGTGGTGGACCGCTTCCAGAGCCTGATGAACGCCGGTGTCTGGGTGCCGCCGATGATAGAGCGGCTCACCGGCATCAGCAATGCGATGCTGAAAGCCGCGCCGCCCGCTTGCGAGGTGATGGCCGAGGCGGCGCGGTTTGTCGGCGATACGCCGCTGGCAGCGCACAACGCCAGCTTCGACCGCAAATTCTGGGATCACGAGTTGTCCTTGCTTGGGATTGCGCGGCGGCAGGATTTCGCCTGCACGCTGTTGTTGTCGCGCCGCTTGTTGCCGCAGGCGCCGGACCACAAGCTGGGCACCTTGACGCGCTGGGCCAAGCTGCCCGATACCGGCCGCGCCCACCGCGCGCTGGCCGATGCCGAAATGGCCGCCAATCTGTTGACCTTGCTGGGCGACACGCTGTCCAGCCAGTACCGGCTGCCGGACATCGATCACGCTTTGCTATGCAAGCTGCAGACGGTGACGGCCGCCAAGATCAAGCCCTATCTGCTGGAGCTGCAAGCTCAATGTCCGGCCGTTTGA